The following proteins come from a genomic window of Vallitaleaceae bacterium 9-2:
- a CDS encoding Crp/Fnr family transcriptional regulator, whose translation MERKYIENFLEIPLFANIDIKELEYVLNCLQPSRQRYQANDLITLEGHPFTGIGVVLEGEVKVTKTNEAGERIMMSILGVGSIFGEMVAFSSINQWPATVMANTETNVLFIKPEVIVSQCSHMCQGHRQLTINLLHLISDKALALNRKVSYLSIKSMRGKLAKFLMEEHQRQQKQTFDIRFNRNELAEFLNVSRPSMSRELSRMKEEGLLDYYQNTFRLLDINTIGKYASYLN comes from the coding sequence TTGGAACGAAAATATATTGAAAATTTTTTGGAGATACCCTTATTTGCAAATATTGATATCAAAGAACTGGAATATGTATTGAATTGTTTGCAGCCTTCAAGACAGCGCTATCAAGCCAATGATTTGATCACTCTAGAAGGGCATCCTTTTACCGGAATTGGGGTTGTGCTTGAAGGGGAGGTAAAAGTGACAAAAACGAATGAGGCTGGTGAACGGATTATGATGAGCATTCTTGGAGTGGGCAGCATCTTCGGTGAGATGGTAGCTTTTTCGTCTATCAACCAATGGCCGGCAACGGTTATGGCTAATACAGAGACCAATGTGCTTTTTATTAAGCCGGAAGTTATTGTTAGTCAATGTAGCCATATGTGTCAAGGTCATCGTCAACTTACAATCAATCTGTTGCATCTGATTTCAGACAAGGCCTTGGCATTAAACCGTAAAGTAAGTTACCTATCGATTAAAAGTATGCGGGGAAAATTAGCGAAATTTTTGATGGAAGAGCATCAGCGTCAACAAAAACAAACGTTTGACATACGGTTTAATCGTAATGAGTTGGCAGAATTTTTGAATGTGTCCAGACCTTCAATGTCAAGAGAATTATCTCGGATGAAAGAGGAAGGTCTGTTGGATTATTATCAAAATACGTTTCGATTATTGGATATTAATACGATTGGAAAATATGCAAGCTATCTTAACTAA
- a CDS encoding DUF47 family protein: MFFSKANKIIEQLELHSSLVLKCFETYQMCLEQIQETSQHDTHKALSAMVEGISQLENQADQVRHEVIRYLLNGGFLVDNRKSTMRLIEGLDYVADLAEDIVQMMVYEQIQLPKWLIQYIIEINTITHQQLNIYIDLMHKIVSDYNLEDVLSDLAHIEKLESQVDAIENAVIRQIFELSSVELAYKNQLKALINLVAKVSDNIEDLSDEVEIILAARRI; encoded by the coding sequence GTGTTTTTTTCCAAAGCAAATAAGATAATTGAACAGTTAGAACTGCATTCAAGCCTTGTTTTAAAGTGTTTTGAAACATATCAAATGTGTCTTGAACAGATTCAAGAGACGTCACAACACGACACACATAAAGCGTTGTCAGCAATGGTAGAAGGAATAAGTCAGCTTGAAAATCAGGCAGACCAAGTTCGCCATGAAGTGATTCGCTATCTTTTAAATGGTGGGTTTCTTGTAGATAATCGAAAGTCAACAATGCGATTAATTGAAGGCCTTGACTATGTGGCTGATTTGGCGGAAGATATTGTGCAGATGATGGTCTATGAACAAATACAGCTACCTAAATGGTTGATTCAATATATTATAGAAATCAACACAATCACACATCAACAATTAAATATATACATTGATTTGATGCATAAAATTGTATCGGACTATAATTTGGAGGATGTCTTATCCGACTTGGCGCACATAGAAAAGCTTGAGTCACAAGTTGATGCAATAGAAAATGCAGTCATCCGACAGATTTTTGAACTATCATCCGTAGAACTAGCCTATAAAAATCAATTAAAAGCCTTAATCAATCTAGTAGCAAAAGTCTCAGACAATATTGAGGACTTATCCGATGAAGTTGAGATTATTTTAGCGGCTAGGAGGATTTAA
- a CDS encoding inorganic phosphate transporter, giving the protein MSILSLLSGVFLGWGLGANDSANIFGTAVYSRVVSYRLAIVLTAIFVTLGAVLEGNNGIEKVSAFSRVNGISTMYVAAIVMFAAGITVLLMTKLRLPVSTSQAVIGAIMGHGLLMGQGAFDQTKAFVGAWIFTPIGGMVFAMLLYGIVKKYFEERLTKFRFFQSFIWFGYIFAGIFGAYSLGANNVANVFGVVSSVSSEAFRTYAGLLGGLAIAIGVLTYSKPVMKTVGNGIVPLSNVTGFLVVIASGITVYLYARIGIPVSTSQAVVGALIGIGLIKDYRIINFRLLRRILIGWLMTPGISSVLSYFVLGVFYSLL; this is encoded by the coding sequence ATGAGTATTTTATCATTATTATCCGGTGTTTTTCTTGGCTGGGGTTTAGGAGCGAACGATTCAGCCAATATTTTTGGTACGGCTGTTTATAGTCGTGTTGTTTCTTACCGCCTTGCAATTGTTTTGACTGCGATATTTGTAACATTAGGTGCAGTGTTAGAAGGCAATAACGGCATTGAAAAAGTCAGTGCATTTTCAAGGGTAAATGGAATCTCTACAATGTATGTTGCGGCAATAGTCATGTTTGCTGCAGGGATAACGGTGCTTTTAATGACGAAGCTTCGATTGCCGGTATCCACGAGCCAGGCGGTTATTGGAGCTATCATGGGGCATGGATTGCTCATGGGTCAAGGAGCGTTTGATCAGACTAAAGCGTTTGTAGGGGCTTGGATTTTTACGCCGATTGGCGGAATGGTTTTTGCCATGCTTTTGTATGGCATTGTAAAAAAGTATTTTGAAGAACGCTTGACCAAATTTCGTTTTTTTCAGTCATTTATTTGGTTTGGATATATATTTGCAGGGATTTTTGGAGCGTATAGTTTGGGAGCAAACAATGTAGCGAATGTATTTGGCGTTGTTTCGTCAGTGTCAAGCGAAGCTTTTCGAACATATGCAGGACTTTTAGGGGGCTTAGCCATTGCAATAGGTGTATTAACCTATTCAAAGCCGGTGATGAAAACTGTAGGCAATGGGATTGTTCCTTTGTCAAATGTGACAGGATTTTTAGTGGTTATTGCTTCGGGTATTACCGTTTATTTGTATGCACGCATCGGGATACCGGTTTCGACAAGTCAAGCTGTTGTCGGTGCGCTTATAGGGATTGGATTAATAAAAGATTATCGAATCATCAACTTTAGATTATTAAGACGTATTTTGATAGGATGGTTGATGACGCCTGGAATTTCTAGCGTGCTCAGTTATTTTGTTCTTGGAGTGTTCTATAGTTTACTTTAA